In Kordia antarctica, the following proteins share a genomic window:
- a CDS encoding acyl-CoA dehydrogenase family protein, with product MESMYFNEEHQLFRESLRDFLKKEVVPHIDKWEKTGTIERFIWEKFGEMGYFGLAYPEEYGGLDLDLFYTVILLEELQRINSGGFAAAIWAHAYLAMTHVNKEGNHDIKERYLTPGITGEKIGCLCITEPFGGSDVAGMRSTAVKKGDKYIINGSKTFITNGLYSDYLVVAAKTNPELGNKGISIFIMDRDTPGISATKLDKLGWRASDTGEIAFDNVEIPLENLMGEENKGFPYIMQHFALERLIMGINAHARAEYAIEYAIQYMSEREAFGRTIDKFQALRHTMADLATEVEICKTFNYTVAYRLNKKEYVVKEATMSKLQSTKMADTVIYQCLQMLGGYGYMEDYPMARLLRDSRLGPIGGGTSEILREIIAKMIIDKKDYKPAT from the coding sequence ATGGAAAGTATGTACTTTAATGAAGAACATCAACTTTTTAGAGAAAGTCTCCGAGATTTTTTAAAGAAAGAAGTCGTTCCTCACATTGATAAATGGGAGAAAACAGGAACCATAGAACGCTTCATTTGGGAGAAATTTGGTGAAATGGGATACTTCGGATTGGCATATCCAGAAGAATACGGCGGACTTGATTTAGATCTTTTCTACACAGTCATTTTATTAGAAGAATTACAACGGATCAATTCTGGCGGATTTGCAGCAGCAATTTGGGCGCATGCATATTTAGCAATGACGCACGTAAACAAAGAAGGAAATCACGATATAAAAGAACGCTATTTAACACCAGGTATTACAGGTGAAAAAATTGGTTGTTTATGTATTACAGAACCTTTTGGCGGATCGGATGTTGCAGGAATGCGATCAACGGCTGTTAAAAAAGGCGACAAATATATAATCAACGGTTCTAAAACGTTTATCACAAATGGCTTATACAGCGATTACTTAGTAGTTGCAGCGAAAACGAATCCAGAATTAGGAAACAAAGGAATCAGTATTTTTATCATGGATAGAGATACGCCAGGAATCTCAGCAACAAAACTAGATAAGTTAGGTTGGAGAGCTTCTGATACTGGAGAAATTGCGTTTGATAATGTTGAAATTCCACTAGAAAACCTAATGGGAGAAGAAAACAAAGGGTTTCCATATATCATGCAACACTTTGCGTTAGAGCGTTTAATTATGGGAATCAATGCGCATGCAAGAGCAGAATATGCAATTGAATACGCAATACAATATATGTCGGAACGAGAAGCTTTTGGAAGAACAATTGATAAATTTCAAGCGTTGCGTCATACAATGGCAGACTTGGCTACGGAAGTTGAGATTTGTAAAACATTCAATTACACAGTAGCATATAGACTTAACAAAAAGGAATACGTTGTAAAAGAAGCAACAATGTCCAAACTGCAATCAACCAAAATGGCAGACACTGTAATCTATCAATGTTTACAAATGTTAGGCGGTTACGGATATATGGAAGATTATCCAATGGCACGTTTATTACGCGATAGTCGTTTAGGTCCAATTGGCGGTGGAACTTCTGAAATCTTGAGAGAGATTATTGCCAAAATGATTATTGACAAAAAAGATTATAAGCCTGCA
- a CDS encoding M57 family metalloprotease: MKTKKFLSILAVFALVFATFTSCQSDQSDELLQDEAKINPDVLAKLDAALFDTTNARAMNFMGEEGIAVEDMFFSYVQIDELAPTDPLAKHYRTSNLVKKLPRVITISVDPDLGTLGSDALDVTITMYNNLGLRLSFARVAFGQRGKNKANIEVTEFYELESGGYITLGRAAGFPTRKGDPAKGFGINSRWFELSISPTVNELAGTMAHEIGHCIGFRHTDYQTRQSCGQNVNEGSAGVGAIHINGTPTGSDSSSIMQSCGPAINFNNNDVTALEALY, encoded by the coding sequence AGAAATTTTTATCAATTTTAGCTGTATTTGCGCTTGTATTCGCAACGTTTACATCTTGTCAATCAGATCAATCTGATGAACTTTTACAGGATGAAGCAAAAATTAATCCAGATGTTTTAGCAAAATTAGATGCTGCATTATTCGACACAACAAACGCTCGCGCTATGAATTTCATGGGAGAAGAAGGAATTGCCGTGGAAGACATGTTTTTCTCGTATGTACAAATAGACGAGTTAGCACCAACAGATCCTTTAGCGAAGCATTACCGAACTTCAAACTTAGTAAAAAAATTACCAAGAGTAATCACCATTAGCGTGGATCCAGATTTAGGAACATTAGGTTCTGATGCTTTAGACGTAACTATTACAATGTATAATAACTTAGGATTACGTCTTTCTTTTGCTAGAGTTGCTTTTGGACAACGCGGAAAAAACAAAGCAAATATTGAAGTAACTGAGTTTTACGAGCTAGAATCAGGTGGATATATTACTTTAGGAAGAGCAGCTGGTTTTCCAACACGTAAAGGAGATCCTGCAAAAGGATTTGGAATCAACAGTCGTTGGTTTGAACTTTCAATAAGTCCAACAGTAAACGAATTGGCAGGCACAATGGCGCACGAAATTGGACATTGTATTGGCTTCCGTCACACCGATTACCAAACACGCCAAAGTTGTGGTCAGAATGTAAATGAAGGAAGTGCAGGAGTTGGAGCCATTCATATCAATGGAACACCAACCGGTTCAGATTCATCTTCAATAATGCAATCATGTGGACCCGCAATTAATTTCAATAATAATGATGTTACTGCTTTAGAAGCACTATACTAA
- a CDS encoding potassium channel family protein, protein MYRFFKSKFYLALSLLVIVFTIGVMGFHIISDMSWIDAIYMTTITITTVGFGEVVPLDQNARLFTVCLIIVSVFVLAYAISVITEYIISRSTLRNIIHRKTLKKIRSMENHIIICGFGRNGRQASEKLRAHDQEFIIIEKDRDVIERYEDVETYFIEGNASDDEILLKAGIEKASSLITALPSDADNLFVVLSARQINKELLIISRASQETSYKKLKLAGADNVIMPDRIGGEHMASLVVVPDLIEFIDKLSISGKNTTNIEEINIESLTSFDREISLKELDLRKETGCTVIGYKTPEGDYIINPEAELKLSPASKIIVLGRPEQVESLKRKYNL, encoded by the coding sequence ATGTATCGATTCTTCAAGTCAAAATTCTATCTCGCTTTATCCTTACTTGTAATTGTATTTACAATAGGAGTTATGGGTTTTCATATCATTTCAGATATGAGTTGGATAGATGCAATATATATGACTACCATTACAATAACTACAGTTGGTTTTGGAGAAGTCGTTCCTTTGGATCAAAATGCACGTTTATTTACCGTATGCTTAATCATTGTGAGTGTATTTGTGCTTGCATATGCAATTTCTGTGATTACAGAATACATTATTAGTAGAAGTACCTTAAGAAATATTATACATCGCAAGACTTTAAAAAAAATCAGAAGCATGGAAAATCATATCATTATTTGTGGATTTGGAAGAAATGGAAGGCAGGCTTCTGAAAAACTTAGAGCGCACGATCAAGAATTTATCATCATTGAAAAAGACAGAGATGTGATTGAAAGATACGAAGATGTAGAAACGTATTTTATAGAAGGAAATGCAAGTGATGATGAAATTTTACTAAAAGCGGGAATTGAAAAAGCAAGCTCATTAATTACAGCGTTGCCAAGTGATGCAGACAATTTGTTTGTGGTTTTATCTGCGCGTCAAATAAACAAAGAATTGCTCATTATCAGTCGTGCTTCTCAAGAAACATCATATAAAAAATTAAAACTTGCAGGCGCAGATAATGTAATTATGCCCGATAGAATTGGTGGCGAACATATGGCTTCTTTGGTTGTTGTGCCCGATTTAATAGAATTTATTGATAAACTTTCTATCAGTGGTAAAAACACGACAAACATTGAAGAAATCAATATTGAAAGCTTAACCTCTTTTGATAGAGAAATATCTTTAAAAGAACTCGATTTACGAAAAGAAACAGGTTGCACTGTCATTGGTTACAAAACGCCTGAAGGTGATTACATTATCAATCCGGAAGCGGAATTAAAACTGTCGCCAGCATCTAAAATAATTGTGCTTGGACGACCAGAACAAGTAGAATCGTTAAAGCGAAAATACAATCTCTAA
- a CDS encoding ComEA family DNA-binding protein has translation MKNIKSYFKFVKAERSGILCIIFLIFIVQGIYFYTNPKKTPMLFADAEVAIYQQQIDSLKILSIEQRKPKIFPFNPNFISDYKGFTLGMSTEEIDRLHEFRETNKYVNSAKEFQTITKVSDSLLSVLQPYFKFPEWVTNKKKKKWNYKSYGSNEKDEVILEKIDLNKATIEELRKVYGIGEKLSARIVKYRASLGGFVTESQLENVYGLKPEVIQKVWKRFYLNKTNTFKNTEVVLEKVNLNKATIEELRKIYGIGEKLSARIVEYREKLGGFVMESQLKDVYGLKPEVIQKVWKRFYLEIPNITKVNVNTCSVDELQIIPYINYELADEIINERILREGFKTFEELTKIRNFPTNKIKIIELYLSIE, from the coding sequence ATGAAAAATATCAAATCCTACTTCAAGTTTGTGAAAGCAGAACGAAGTGGGATTTTGTGTATTATATTCCTAATCTTCATCGTGCAAGGAATCTACTTTTACACAAATCCCAAAAAAACGCCAATGTTGTTTGCAGACGCAGAAGTAGCGATCTATCAGCAACAAATAGATTCACTCAAAATTCTTTCAATAGAACAACGAAAACCGAAAATATTTCCATTCAATCCTAACTTCATTTCCGATTACAAAGGATTTACTTTAGGAATGTCAACAGAAGAAATTGATCGTTTACACGAGTTTAGAGAAACCAACAAATATGTGAATTCCGCCAAGGAGTTTCAAACCATCACAAAGGTTTCTGATTCGTTGCTCAGCGTATTACAACCGTATTTCAAATTCCCCGAATGGGTTACCAATAAAAAGAAGAAAAAGTGGAATTACAAATCGTATGGATCTAATGAAAAAGATGAGGTTATTCTGGAAAAGATCGACCTTAACAAAGCAACGATTGAAGAACTCCGAAAAGTATACGGAATCGGTGAAAAGCTCTCTGCCCGAATTGTAAAATACAGAGCAAGTCTTGGCGGATTTGTCACGGAATCTCAATTAGAAAATGTCTATGGCTTAAAGCCAGAAGTGATTCAGAAAGTATGGAAACGTTTCTATCTAAATAAGACAAATACATTTAAGAATACAGAAGTTGTTTTGGAAAAGGTCAATCTCAACAAAGCAACGATTGAAGAACTTCGAAAAATATATGGAATCGGCGAAAAACTCTCTGCTCGAATTGTAGAATACAGAGAAAAATTAGGCGGATTTGTCATGGAATCTCAATTAAAAGATGTCTACGGCTTAAAGCCAGAAGTAATTCAGAAAGTCTGGAAACGTTTCTACCTAGAAATACCCAACATCACGAAAGTGAATGTCAACACATGTTCAGTAGACGAATTACAAATAATTCCGTACATCAATTACGAATTGGCAGACGAAATCATCAACGAACGAATTCTCCGAGAAGGATTTAAAACTTTTGAGGAATTGACAAAAATTCGCAACTTTCCAACAAACAAAATCAAGATAATTGAATTATATTTGTCAATTGAATAG
- a CDS encoding alanine/glycine:cation symporter family protein, which yields MKKYLLSLITILLPILTFGQEVAAEGIDQQIDAAFKPISDFFGNVIFFQIGGIPFVLILLVGSALFFTIYFGFVNIRRFPTAINVVRGKYDEVDDHGIEKTDLPIDGDIPDTIRDESKDGEVTHFQALATAVSGTVGNGNIAGVALAIALGGPGATFWMIVCGLLGMSTKFVECTLGVQYRDVGEDGTVYGGPMYYLSRGLKEKGFATLGKITAVLFAIFCIGGSFGGGNAAQSNQATIVLKELMGLESTSAGAIIGVVLAILVGIIIIGGIKRIASVTEKIVPFMAVLYLVACLYIILSNFSLIDDAFGLIFSEAFNPTAIGVGGFIGVLLVGFKRAAFSNEAGAGSASIAHSAVKTKYSASEGLVALLEPFIDTVVICTMTALVIIIFNFGGAFEYGGDGAVMIDGVMVEGAGITSKAFAAYIPYSNLFLTVAVVLFAVSTMISWSYYGLQSWKYLFGRGKTADLVYKVLFLIFVVIGAAASMKSIWDFSDAMIFAMVFPNMVGLFFLFPVVKKQLKRYLDAIKGI from the coding sequence ATGAAGAAATATCTTCTCTCATTAATTACAATCTTATTACCCATATTAACCTTTGGACAAGAAGTTGCTGCGGAAGGAATAGATCAGCAAATCGATGCAGCTTTTAAGCCTATTTCAGATTTCTTTGGGAATGTTATCTTTTTTCAAATAGGAGGAATTCCATTTGTATTAATACTCTTGGTTGGTAGTGCATTATTTTTTACAATTTACTTTGGCTTTGTAAACATAAGACGATTTCCTACGGCAATCAACGTTGTTAGAGGTAAGTATGATGAAGTTGACGATCACGGTATTGAAAAAACAGATTTACCAATAGATGGAGATATTCCAGATACGATTAGAGATGAAAGTAAAGATGGAGAAGTAACACACTTTCAAGCATTGGCAACTGCGGTTTCTGGTACAGTAGGAAATGGAAATATAGCTGGTGTAGCATTAGCAATTGCCTTAGGCGGACCTGGAGCTACATTTTGGATGATAGTATGTGGATTACTTGGAATGTCTACAAAATTTGTAGAATGTACTTTAGGAGTTCAATACAGAGACGTTGGAGAAGATGGAACTGTATATGGAGGTCCAATGTATTATTTAAGTAGAGGTCTTAAAGAAAAAGGTTTTGCAACGCTAGGTAAAATAACAGCAGTTTTATTTGCTATATTTTGTATTGGTGGATCTTTTGGAGGTGGAAACGCAGCTCAATCCAATCAAGCTACGATCGTATTAAAAGAATTAATGGGATTAGAAAGTACAAGCGCAGGAGCAATTATTGGAGTTGTATTAGCAATATTAGTTGGTATCATCATTATTGGAGGTATCAAAAGAATTGCATCTGTAACAGAAAAAATAGTTCCATTTATGGCAGTATTGTATTTAGTTGCTTGTTTGTATATTATATTGAGTAATTTCTCCTTAATTGATGATGCTTTTGGACTTATTTTTAGTGAAGCATTCAACCCAACAGCAATTGGAGTAGGTGGTTTTATAGGAGTACTACTTGTCGGGTTTAAAAGAGCCGCTTTCTCTAACGAAGCAGGAGCAGGTTCAGCATCCATAGCACACTCAGCAGTAAAAACAAAATATTCAGCTTCTGAAGGTTTAGTTGCTTTACTAGAACCGTTTATTGATACAGTAGTAATTTGTACGATGACAGCTTTAGTTATTATCATCTTTAACTTTGGTGGAGCATTTGAATACGGTGGAGATGGCGCAGTAATGATTGATGGTGTAATGGTTGAAGGTGCAGGAATTACTTCAAAAGCTTTTGCAGCATATATTCCGTATTCTAATCTATTCTTAACTGTAGCAGTCGTATTATTCGCAGTCTCAACAATGATTTCGTGGTCATACTACGGTTTACAATCATGGAAGTATTTATTTGGACGCGGTAAAACAGCAGATTTAGTATACAAAGTATTGTTTTTAATCTTTGTTGTAATAGGAGCTGCGGCAAGTATGAAATCTATATGGGACTTCTCAGACGCGATGATTTTCGCAATGGTATTCCCTAACATGGTAGGTTTATTCTTCCTATTCCCAGTAGTGAAAAAACAGTTGAAAAGATATTTGGATGCAATAAAAGGTATCTAA
- a CDS encoding PspC domain-containing protein gives MKFIYKLRYFFEKHGFGALSRLAERLGMRAKNVRLFFIYVTFATLGVSFAIYLTLAFILRLKDLIYTKRTSVFDL, from the coding sequence ATGAAATTTATATACAAACTGCGTTATTTTTTTGAAAAACACGGATTCGGAGCGTTGTCACGTTTGGCAGAACGTTTGGGAATGCGTGCCAAAAATGTGCGTTTATTTTTCATTTACGTAACGTTTGCAACGCTTGGCGTAAGTTTCGCGATATACCTAACATTGGCTTTTATTTTAAGATTAAAAGACTTAATTTACACCAAACGAACCTCCGTATTTGACTTATAA